The following is a genomic window from Halobacterium sp. R2-5.
CGGGCGCGACGTTCCTCTACGGCGCGATGTCCGGCTTCTTCACGGCGGACGAGCTCGACGACCTGATGTACGAGGTGACGGAGGTCGCGAAGTTCCTGCTGGAGGTCGAGGGCGTCGACCTCGCCGTCGAGGAGGAGCTGGAGGCCGAGGAGCGCATCTCCTCGGTGATGCGGGACGTGCGGTCGGCCAGCGACGAACTGCGCCACGACGGCACGGAGTGCCCGAACTGCGGGCACACCATCGACGCCGACGCGACCGCCGACGACTAGCTCGTCCGTCCCTCGGGGAGGAACGGCTCGACGTTCTCGTGGACGAACTCCACGTAGTCGTCGTTCAGCCGGCGGCAGAACAGCCGGAGTTCGCCGTTCGCGCGAATCGTTTCGAGCTTCTCCTGTGAGCCCGCCGGGTCGTAGTACGCGGGAACGAACACCGCGGTTTCGCTGTCGGGGTCCTTCTCCACGACGAGCAGGTAGCGCATGCCGCTCTCCGCGCGGAACACGTCCACGTCCGAGAAGGCGACGTCCTCGGCGAGCGCTTCGAGGTCCTCGTACTCGTCGCCGGGCAGGAGGACGTCGAGGCCGGTCCGGAACTCGGAGTCGACGAGCACCGAGTCGCCGGGGTGGAGTTCGAGCGTGGTCCAGCCGCGGTCGCGGTACTCCTCGGCGACGGCTGCCATGTCCTCGACGACGGCCTGCCAGCCGTCGGCCGCCTGGACGTTCGAGGGCGCGTCGGCGGGGTTGTCGGTCATGTGTTGACGGCGGGTGGCTCCCCGGATAAGCGTTACCCAACGCCGGGCGCGCGCCGGGTTTCCGCGGGGAGCGCCGGGCGCAGTGTCGGAGTCCCGCAAGCTATTTCTTGAGCGCCCCGTGATTTCCTCCAGTGACTGACCTCCTGTCGCTCTCCGGCCTGCGGACGCAGTTCAAGACGAAGCGCGGCGCGGTGAAGGCCGTCGACGGCGTCGACCTCACCATCGAGGAAGGGGAGACCGTCGGCCTCGTCGGGGAGTCGGGGTCCGGGAAGAGCGTGACGGCGCTGTCCGCGATGGACCTCGTGGACGAACCCGGCGAGATCGTCGACGGGCGCGTGACGTTCCGGGCTCCCGACCTGGCCGCGGAGTTCGCCGCGGACTACGACGGCGCCGTCGTGCCCTACCCGTTCGACCTCGTGGACGCCGCCTACGAGGTCGCCGCCGACCTCCGCGCGGGCGACGGCGTCGAGACGGTCCCCACCGAACTACGCGGGATGGCCGACGACCTCGCTGGTCTGGACGACCCCGCGGACCTCGCGAGCGACTTCCGTGACGCCGCAGACCGGCTCGCCGACGGCGCGACCGAGTCCGTCGTCGCCGACACGCTCGAAGACGCGGTCGCGGACGCCGACGACGGCTTCGTCTACGTGGACGACGACGCCCGCGACCAACTGCTGGGTGGTGCGTCAGCCGCCGACGTGACCGTGACCGACGGCGTCGTCGACCTCACGGACGCCCCCGAGGAGGCGATGCGGAAGGTGCGCGGCGGCGAGATGGGGATGATCTTCCAGGACCCGATGACGTCGCTGAACCCCGCGGTGACCGTCGGCGAGCAGGTCGCCGAGTCGCTGCGCCTCCACCGCTACGGCGACCGCAAGCGGGACACGTGGGTGAACGCGATCCGGGAGATCCTCCCGAAGATCGGCGGCCGCGAGCACGACGAGGAGGTCATCGAGGACGTCGTCGAAATCCTCACCGAGGTCGGCATCCCGGAGGCGACGACGCGCTTAGAGGAGTACCCCCACGAGTTCTCCGGGGGGATGCGCCAGCGCGTGCTCATCGCCATCGCGCTCGCGTGTCGCCCCCAGCTGCTCGTCGCGGACGAGCCGACGACGGCGCTGGACGTGACGATTCAGGCCCAGATCCTGGACCTCATCGACGACCTCCAGGACGAGTTCGGGATGTCCGTCCTGATGATCACCCACGACCTCGGCGTGGTCGCGGAGACCTGCGACCGCGTCGCGGTGATGTACGCGGGCGAGATCGTCGAGGAGGGGCCCGTCGAAGAGATCTTCCACAACCCCAGCCACCCGTACACGTACACGCTGCTGGAGTCGATTCCGACCGAGGACAAGGACCGCCTGACGCCCATCGAGGGCAACGTCCCCGACCTCATCGACATGCCCGACGGCTGCCACTTCGCGGACCGCTGTCCGTGGGCCCAGCCCGAGTGCCGGGAGGGCGAGATTCCGTTCCTCCAGCACGGCCCCGAGGACGTCGACCACCGGTCGAAGTGCATCCTCCCCGAGTTCGACAAGAACGAGTACGGCACCGAGGGCGTTCCGTCGCAGTCGACGAACGCCACCGGAGAGCCGATTCTCAGCCTCGACGGCATGCGGAAGTACTACGAGCAGGAAGACGGCCTCTTCGACCGCCTGCTCCCGGGCGAGGAGCCCAGCGTGAAGGCCGTCGACGGTATCGACCTCGACGTCCACGAGGGCGAGACGCTCGGGCTGGTCGGTGAGTCCGGCTGCGGGAAGTCGACGGCGGGCCGCGCGCTGCTGCACCTCGACCCGCCGACCGACGGCAGGGTCGTGTTCGCGGGCGAGGACCTCGGCGACCTCTCGAAGTCCGAGCTCCGGGAGAAGCGCAAGGACATGCAGATGGTGTTCCAGGACCCGATGTCGAGCCTGGACCCGCGGATGACGGTCGGGCAGACCATCATGGAGCCGCTGAAGATCCACGACCTCGCGAAGGGCCGCCGCCGCGAGCGCGTCCTCGAACTCCTTGAGGAGGTCGGCCTCGACGAGAGCCAGTACGGCCGCTACCCCCACGAGATGTCCGGCGGGCAGCGCCAGCGCGTCGGCATCGCTCGCGCGCTCGCGGTCGACCCCGACTTCATCGTCGCCGACGAGCCGGTCTCCGCGCTGGACGTCTCCGTGCAGGCCCAGATTATCAACCTCATGGAGGACCTCCAGGACGAGTACGGGCTCACGTACCTGTTCATCGCCCACGACCTCTCCGTCGTCCGGCACATCTCCGACCGGGTGGCGGTGATGTACCTCGGGCGAATCGCGGAGGTCGCCGAGACCGAGGCGCTGTTCGAGGACCCCAAGCACCCGTACACGAACGCGTTGCTGTCGGCGATTCCGGAGCCGGACCCGCTGGCGGACACGAGCGACCGCACCATCCTCAAGGGGGACGTGCCGTCCCCCATCAATCCGCCGTCGGGCTGTCGGTTCCGGACGCGGTGTCCGTCCGTGATTCCGCCCGAGGACCTCGACATCGAACAGGACCGCTACCGCGAGGTGATGTTCTACCGGCAGCGCGTCGAGGCCCGCGACATCGACCTGGCGGCCGCCCGCGAACAGGCCACCGACGACGCGTCCGCGGACCACGCGGTCGCGGACGGCGGCAGCGACCTCCACGCCGTCCTCCGCGACGAGTTCTTCGACGGCCCGCTGTCCGGGCGGTCCCGGGACGCCGTCGAGGAGTCCTTCGACCACCTCGCGGCCGACGACTGGGCGGCCGCCGAGGCCGTCCTCGCGGACACCTTCGAGAGCGTCTGCGAGCGCGAGGACCCCGAACTCGGCGACGACGCGCACCCGGCAGCCTGCCACCTCTTCTCGGATTCCAGGTAGGTCTTCCCCGGCGCCGTCCCCGGATCACTGGTAACTTTTGCCATAACCGAAGCGCCCCGACGACCCGTCCCCTGCGGCGTGTGGCGATTGTCGTCGACTATTCGATAACCTTATTTACGTCGCTCGCGCGGGTGTGGTTATGGCAGATAATGACAGCCAGCTCTCACGGCGCAGCTTCCTGAAGGCTGCCGGCACCGCGACCGTCGCCGCCACGGCGACGAGCTCGGTCGCCGGCTGTCTCGGCGGCGGCGGCGACAGTGGCGCCACGCTCCGCTACGGCCGCGGTTCCCACTCCTCGACCCTCGACCCGCAGAACACCACCAGCGGCGAGGTCGCGAAGGTCACCAACCAGGCCTACGAGGGCCTCGTCGGGTTCCAGCCCGGCGAAGCCGCGCTCACCGAAGCGCTCGCGACCGACTGGACGATGGACGGCGCGAACGTCACCCTCCAGCTCCGCGAGGACGTCTCCTTCCACGACGGCTCCGAGTTCACGGCCGACGACTTCATCGCGACCTACCGCCGGTTCGTCGACGAGGACTACGAGTACTACTTCGAGGACGCGTCCGCGTACGGCCCGTTCACGCTCGGCAACTGGATCGACAGCGTCGAGAAGGACGGCGACTACACGCTGAACATCACGCTCACGCAGACGTACGCGCCGTTCCTGCGTAACCTCGCGATGTTCGCCGCGGTCGTCATCTCCCAGGACGCCATCGAGGGCGACGTCGACCTCGACGGGGAGATGGTCGGCACCGGCCCGTTCGAGCTCTCCGAGCTCGACGACTCGAACAACCGCATCCAGCTCACCGCGTTCGACGACTACTGGGGCGACAGCCCGAACGTCGGCGAAGTGCTGTTC
Proteins encoded in this region:
- a CDS encoding ABC transporter ATP-binding protein; its protein translation is MTDLLSLSGLRTQFKTKRGAVKAVDGVDLTIEEGETVGLVGESGSGKSVTALSAMDLVDEPGEIVDGRVTFRAPDLAAEFAADYDGAVVPYPFDLVDAAYEVAADLRAGDGVETVPTELRGMADDLAGLDDPADLASDFRDAADRLADGATESVVADTLEDAVADADDGFVYVDDDARDQLLGGASAADVTVTDGVVDLTDAPEEAMRKVRGGEMGMIFQDPMTSLNPAVTVGEQVAESLRLHRYGDRKRDTWVNAIREILPKIGGREHDEEVIEDVVEILTEVGIPEATTRLEEYPHEFSGGMRQRVLIAIALACRPQLLVADEPTTALDVTIQAQILDLIDDLQDEFGMSVLMITHDLGVVAETCDRVAVMYAGEIVEEGPVEEIFHNPSHPYTYTLLESIPTEDKDRLTPIEGNVPDLIDMPDGCHFADRCPWAQPECREGEIPFLQHGPEDVDHRSKCILPEFDKNEYGTEGVPSQSTNATGEPILSLDGMRKYYEQEDGLFDRLLPGEEPSVKAVDGIDLDVHEGETLGLVGESGCGKSTAGRALLHLDPPTDGRVVFAGEDLGDLSKSELREKRKDMQMVFQDPMSSLDPRMTVGQTIMEPLKIHDLAKGRRRERVLELLEEVGLDESQYGRYPHEMSGGQRQRVGIARALAVDPDFIVADEPVSALDVSVQAQIINLMEDLQDEYGLTYLFIAHDLSVVRHISDRVAVMYLGRIAEVAETEALFEDPKHPYTNALLSAIPEPDPLADTSDRTILKGDVPSPINPPSGCRFRTRCPSVIPPEDLDIEQDRYREVMFYRQRVEARDIDLAAAREQATDDASADHAVADGGSDLHAVLRDEFFDGPLSGRSRDAVEESFDHLAADDWAAAEAVLADTFESVCEREDPELGDDAHPAACHLFSDSR